A genomic window from Caballeronia sp. SBC1 includes:
- a CDS encoding YqjD family protein: MSQTTVQMSLGKQKIIEDIKVLLNDSEELVRLSASLPAEGVDALRTRLRDHVDAARNALESAQSSAQERYRASLEGTVQYTRDNPWQALGIAAGIGFLAGILVSR; encoded by the coding sequence ATGAGTCAAACCACAGTCCAGATGTCCTTGGGCAAGCAAAAGATCATCGAAGACATCAAGGTCTTGCTGAACGATTCGGAAGAACTCGTGCGGCTGAGCGCGTCGTTGCCCGCAGAAGGCGTGGACGCTCTGCGCACGCGTTTGCGGGACCACGTCGATGCAGCGCGCAACGCGCTTGAATCAGCGCAATCCAGTGCGCAGGAGCGGTATCGCGCCAGTCTGGAAGGCACGGTGCAATACACGCGCGACAACCCGTGGCAGGCGCTGGGCATTGCGGCGGGGATCGGCTTTTTGGCAGGCATCCTGGTTTCGCGATAA
- the otsA gene encoding alpha,alpha-trehalose-phosphate synthase (UDP-forming) produces MSRLIVVSNRVAPIQEGKPAAGGLAIGVLDALKETGGVWFGWSGEIVGEASAPVIEKRGNVTYATVGLTRRDYDQYYRGFSNATLWPTFHYRNDLSRFDREEYAGYARVNEALAKQLKPLLEPDDIIWVHDYHLLPFAQECRAAGIKNPIGFFLHIPFPVPEILRTVPPHEELIKAMCSYDIVGFQTEADKQSFVDYIERGQLGHLSEDGMLQAHGRMLKVGAYPIGIYPDAIAKAAEQFSNRKPVKSLRDSLRGRKLIMSVDRLDYSKGLAERFQAFERLLLHAPGWHGRVSMVQIAPPTRSDVQTYQRIRQNLEGEAGRINGRFAQLDWTPIQYLNRKYDRSLLMALFRLSQVGYVTPLRDGMNLVAKEYVASQDPADPGALVLSQFAGAADQLPGALVVNPFDLSQMSEALERALSMPLAERQARHTDMMAPLRENNLSVWRDSFLTDLRSVATAASATKKAVRQVTEAKRPARVAS; encoded by the coding sequence ATGAGCAGATTGATCGTGGTATCGAATCGTGTCGCGCCGATCCAGGAGGGCAAACCTGCCGCAGGCGGTTTGGCGATCGGTGTCCTGGACGCGCTGAAGGAGACAGGCGGTGTGTGGTTCGGCTGGAGCGGCGAGATTGTGGGTGAGGCCTCGGCGCCGGTCATCGAGAAGCGTGGCAACGTGACGTATGCAACCGTTGGACTGACCCGGCGGGATTACGACCAGTACTACCGAGGCTTTTCCAATGCCACGTTGTGGCCGACATTTCATTACCGCAACGACCTGTCGCGATTTGACCGTGAGGAATATGCCGGTTACGCGCGGGTGAACGAGGCGCTGGCTAAACAGCTCAAGCCGCTGCTCGAACCCGACGACATCATCTGGGTGCATGACTATCATTTGCTTCCGTTCGCGCAGGAATGCCGGGCGGCGGGCATCAAGAATCCTATCGGGTTTTTCCTGCATATCCCGTTTCCCGTGCCTGAGATCCTGCGCACGGTGCCCCCGCACGAAGAACTGATCAAGGCGATGTGCAGCTACGACATCGTCGGTTTCCAGACCGAGGCGGACAAGCAGTCGTTTGTCGATTACATCGAGCGCGGGCAGTTGGGGCATCTCAGTGAAGACGGGATGCTGCAGGCACATGGGCGCATGTTGAAGGTCGGGGCCTATCCCATCGGCATTTATCCGGACGCCATTGCCAAGGCCGCCGAGCAATTTTCGAATCGCAAGCCGGTAAAGAGCCTGCGCGACAGTCTGCGCGGCCGCAAGTTGATCATGAGCGTGGACCGGCTCGATTATTCGAAAGGGCTTGCCGAGCGTTTCCAGGCATTCGAACGTTTGTTGCTGCACGCGCCGGGGTGGCATGGGCGGGTATCGATGGTGCAGATTGCCCCGCCAACCCGTTCGGACGTCCAGACGTACCAGCGCATCCGCCAGAACCTGGAAGGCGAGGCCGGGCGCATCAACGGCCGTTTTGCGCAACTCGACTGGACGCCGATCCAGTATCTCAACCGCAAGTACGATCGTAGTTTGCTGATGGCGCTGTTCCGGTTGTCGCAGGTTGGGTATGTGACGCCGTTGCGCGATGGGATGAATCTCGTGGCGAAGGAATATGTGGCGTCGCAGGACCCGGCCGACCCGGGCGCGCTCGTGCTGTCGCAGTTTGCTGGCGCGGCGGATCAGCTGCCGGGCGCGCTGGTCGTCAATCCGTTCGACCTGTCACAGATGTCCGAGGCATTGGAGCGGGCGTTGTCGATGCCCCTCGCCGAGCGGCAGGCACGCCATACGGACATGATGGCGCCGTTGCGCGAGAACAATCTATCGGTGTGGCGCGACTCGTTCCTGACCGATTTGCGCAGCGTGGCAACCGCTGCGTCGGCTACAAAGAAAGCGGTGCGGCAAGTGACGGAGGCGAAACGCCCGGCGCGCGTAGCGAGCTAG
- a CDS encoding sigma-54 dependent transcriptional regulator, which yields MPHVLIVDDDPSTREALAAIIGEDGLTTATAGDLREARIQLVRQTPDVIFTDLKLPDGLGVDLFEDLDPRSGVEIIVITGHATVESAVSALKMGATDYLVKPINMQRVKAILSRLPRPGDLKAEIGTLRGELRRMGRFGLMLGNSPAMQTVYDQIGRVAPTAASVLLIGESGTGKEVAAQTLHELSLRRKHSFIAVNCGAISPNLIESEMFGHERGSFTGADRQHKGYFERANGGTLFLDEITEMPIELQVKLLRVLETGMFMRVGTTKELETDVRLIAATNRDPEQAVLEGKLRLDLYHRLNVFPINLPPLRDRGTDVDLLGQAFLDELNSRYNTKKTFPAAVRDMLASYPWPGNVRELKNYVQRAYIMSGAESDSTATVPLQISLAKPSAGTAVTIPFGTSLAEADRQLILATLDQCGGVKTRAAEILGISLKTLYNRLVEYGDDAANKAAISEASEVGDADAGRR from the coding sequence ATGCCACACGTATTGATTGTCGATGACGATCCCAGTACCCGCGAGGCGCTAGCCGCGATCATCGGCGAAGATGGACTGACGACAGCAACAGCGGGCGATCTGCGCGAAGCGCGGATTCAGCTTGTGCGCCAGACGCCGGACGTCATATTTACTGACCTCAAGTTGCCCGATGGTTTGGGGGTCGATCTGTTCGAGGATCTCGATCCCCGATCCGGCGTGGAAATCATCGTCATCACCGGGCACGCAACGGTGGAGTCGGCGGTCAGTGCGCTCAAGATGGGCGCAACCGATTACCTCGTCAAACCAATCAACATGCAGCGCGTCAAGGCGATCTTGAGCCGCCTGCCGCGTCCTGGCGACCTCAAGGCCGAGATTGGCACGTTGCGTGGCGAATTGCGCCGCATGGGCCGCTTTGGCCTGATGCTCGGCAATTCGCCCGCGATGCAAACGGTCTACGACCAGATCGGCCGGGTGGCGCCTACGGCGGCGTCGGTGTTGCTGATCGGTGAATCGGGTACCGGCAAGGAAGTCGCCGCGCAGACGCTTCACGAGTTGAGCCTGCGCCGCAAACATTCTTTCATCGCGGTGAACTGCGGCGCGATCTCGCCGAACCTGATCGAATCCGAGATGTTCGGGCATGAGCGCGGTTCGTTCACGGGTGCGGATCGTCAGCACAAGGGTTACTTCGAACGCGCGAACGGCGGGACGCTGTTCCTCGATGAAATCACCGAGATGCCGATCGAATTGCAGGTGAAGCTCCTGCGCGTGCTCGAGACCGGCATGTTCATGCGGGTAGGTACAACGAAAGAACTCGAGACCGACGTACGCCTGATTGCTGCCACCAATCGTGATCCGGAACAGGCAGTTCTCGAAGGCAAGCTGCGGCTCGACTTGTATCACCGGCTCAACGTGTTCCCGATCAACCTGCCGCCCTTGCGTGATCGCGGTACGGACGTGGACTTGCTCGGCCAGGCGTTCCTCGACGAGCTCAATTCACGCTACAACACCAAGAAGACGTTTCCGGCTGCCGTGCGCGACATGCTTGCGTCGTATCCGTGGCCGGGTAATGTGCGCGAGCTGAAGAACTACGTGCAGCGCGCGTACATCATGTCAGGCGCCGAGTCGGATAGCACCGCGACTGTGCCGCTGCAGATCTCGCTGGCGAAGCCATCGGCGGGAACGGCTGTCACAATTCCATTCGGCACCTCGCTTGCCGAAGCGGATCGCCAGTTGATCCTCGCCACGCTCGACCAATGCGGCGGCGTGAAGACACGTGCAGCGGAGATTCTTGGCATCAGCCTGAAGACGCTCTACAACCGGCTGGTTGAATATGGCGACGACGCCGCGAACAAAGCGGCAATAAGCGAAGCCAGCGAAGTAGGTGATGCCGACGCGGGCCGCCGCTAG
- a CDS encoding YihY/virulence factor BrkB family protein produces the protein MNTAAKDQRLKSFWSWIQDPIVQWSQDHGLMFSAAIAFFAAFSLAPTLVIIIAVASIFFGADAVQGRLFGEIAGIVGADAAHGLEAIVANAWHADIATRTAIVSGVGVLVGASATFSSLYTALNVIWPAPVAGTRASIIAILRVRAISFAFVLGAALLIVALLVLDALVVLVGQWVLGTSGPSFLIAAVAQRALSLLMMVLAFAVLLKFLPSARMQWRDAALGALTAAVLFECGKRLFAFYLQHAGMANTFGAAGSLAIILMWLYYSAAVFLLGAEVSAMVARRRTQRASGWR, from the coding sequence TTGAACACAGCAGCAAAAGACCAAAGACTCAAGTCTTTCTGGTCCTGGATCCAGGATCCGATCGTCCAATGGTCACAAGATCACGGCCTGATGTTTTCGGCGGCGATCGCGTTTTTTGCGGCTTTCTCGCTGGCGCCGACGCTGGTGATCATCATCGCGGTGGCGAGCATCTTCTTCGGCGCCGATGCGGTCCAGGGTCGTCTGTTCGGCGAAATCGCCGGGATAGTGGGCGCCGACGCCGCGCACGGCCTGGAAGCCATTGTCGCCAACGCCTGGCATGCGGACATTGCGACGCGCACGGCAATTGTGTCGGGGGTGGGCGTGCTGGTCGGAGCCTCGGCGACCTTTTCGTCGCTTTACACAGCGCTCAATGTGATCTGGCCCGCGCCCGTCGCGGGCACTCGGGCCAGCATCATCGCCATTTTGCGGGTCCGCGCGATTTCCTTCGCGTTCGTCCTGGGCGCAGCCTTGCTGATTGTTGCGTTGCTCGTACTCGACGCCCTCGTCGTCCTGGTCGGTCAATGGGTGCTGGGCACGAGCGGGCCGTCCTTCCTGATCGCGGCGGTAGCGCAGCGAGCCCTGTCCCTGCTGATGATGGTGCTGGCGTTCGCCGTCCTGCTCAAATTCCTGCCCAGCGCGCGCATGCAGTGGCGCGACGCCGCGCTCGGCGCGTTGACCGCCGCCGTGTTGTTCGAGTGCGGCAAACGGCTATTTGCTTTCTATCTGCAGCACGCGGGCATGGCGAATACGTTCGGTGCGGCGGGCTCACTCGCGATCATCCTGATGTGGCTTTATTACTCGGCGGCGGTGTTCCTGCTCGGCGCTGAGGTGTCGGCAATGGTCGCGCGCAGACGCACGCAACGAGCCTCCGGCTGGCGATAA
- a CDS encoding chemotaxis protein, translating to MMSGSTLDPDEEGGVEVGKGHGTGALGPSDSSDSGSDVQGEKRYPGDIEDELDAHAVGQSAAELNSDTDRYGTGEMASADGDNNLEPDSDILPDGVEDEARAIDDETADPANNEEL from the coding sequence ATCATGAGTGGAAGCACATTGGACCCGGATGAAGAGGGTGGCGTGGAGGTAGGTAAGGGACATGGGACTGGCGCGTTGGGGCCGAGCGATTCATCGGATAGCGGCTCGGATGTGCAGGGCGAGAAGCGTTATCCGGGCGATATCGAGGACGAGCTCGACGCGCACGCCGTGGGCCAGTCCGCAGCCGAGCTGAACAGCGACACGGACCGGTATGGAACGGGGGAGATGGCGTCTGCCGATGGTGACAACAATCTCGAACCCGACTCGGACATCCTGCCGGACGGCGTGGAAGACGAGGCGCGCGCGATAGACGACGAAACCGCCGACCCGGCCAACAACGAAGAACTTTAG